The genomic DNA GATGCACTggtcaagaagctgaagactCCTGTGGATCCGGAATTGCTTCAGCGTCTGATTCGCTTCACCCGATTAGTTGGATTCCTCGATGAAGATGCAGAGGGTGCCGTGAAGCACAGCCCCATGTCCGCCATCTTCGTGAATGACCCGGACACTGCCGGTCAGGCTCGCTTCATGGCAGACTTTGGCATTCGGCCCTGCTCGTTCATATACGAGTCCATCAAATTGGACCCCAGCGGCGAAGCGGCGCGCCAGGGTCCATTGGCCCTGATGGCCAGGGAGCCCGGGGCTCGCGAGGGTCCGACGTTCTTCGAGGTCTTGGAGAAAGACCCGGTAAATCGAAAACGATGGCACGATGGGATGGCGGTTCATAATGACTCGATGGTACGTCACGTAGCGGGCGCCTATGACTGGGGCACGGTTCAATCGTTGGTCGATGTAAGTTACTAAGGCCGCTATTCTCGTCAAGGGAGTTGCTGTACACCAACAACCGTTCTACTCTTTTTACTCACATGTCTTTCAGATCGGAGGATCAGAAGGGCACGTCGCCGCAGTCATTGTCAATGCCTTTCCTCACATCCAAATCACCGTCCAAGACCTGCCCGAAATCATCGAGAAGGCTCGTCAACGGGGAGATCGACACCCAAACATTATCTTCGAGGAGCATGATTTTTTTACGCCCCAGCCGCGCATCGCAGATGCTTACTTCCTTCGTCTCATTCTCCACGACTGGAACGATGCGGATTGCACTCGAATCGTCCGGCAGATCTCCTCCGCTCTACGGCCCGGTGCGCGACTGCTCATTATGGATGCCGTCTTGCCGGAGCCTGGTGAAGGGTCTCTGCAGAGTGAGCGACGGTTGCGACGGAGTGATATTGGGATGTACACGCTCTTCTCCGCCAAGGAGAGAAGTCTGGCTCAAATGCGCCGGCTGGTGGAAGATTGTGACAGTCGGCTACGGTTTGAGAAATTGTATACTCCGCCTGGGAGCCATGCTAGTATGCTCAGTTGGATCTGCGAGTAACTACAATACTGCATTAGTTTTAGTAGAGTTAGGATCGTCTATTAGAGCAGAACTAGGAATCCAAGGCCCCCCTGCACTTCTCGGAAACCAACACACCTCTTCTAACGAGATGTGAAATAATGACCTTCCAGCAAGACAGTGTACACTCCAACCCCCGAATTGACAGCATGATGAGCTACAGGACTCATAGCCCCATTGGATCGGCGTCTCTATCACTCCCCAGCCAAGTCGAGTGCCAACGGTTGCGTCAATCAGCTGACATATGTTGCGCCTTGATAGAGGTACCCTTTGCTGTCCCTTCAGCGTATTCCAGATCAGGGGGCCTACCAAGGTCTCAGCTCAGCCACTTTGGGAGAGCGTAGCGCTtactgctggtggtggtggtggagctGCAGATGCATGTTTGTAACTAGTATGCTTTGCTTGAAAATGAGACTGTATGCATTTTTGTGACGAGTATGCATTAGTGTGCATATGCATGAAAATCAGATTATATGCATGTTTGCAGCTAGTCTGTCGAGGCGTGCATTGTTCAAAAATGAGACGACCATAGAGAGGATGTGGGTGTCTTACATGCGCCTCGGGATCGCCGTCTCTGGCGTCTGCTCGCATGCCCTCGGAGGTTGGATAAAATTCCATCTCATCTGAAGTATCCCACCGAAAGGCAGGATTCCCACTACAATTTGCAGTCACTATTCCTGATTCCTCAGCACGCAAGGATGccgccagcaccaccggACCAGAAGCCCTGCCACCAGCTGCAGCCCGCCCCGTACCGGGCCCTCAGTGAAAGCATTCTCTTTGGAAGTGTTGACGAGGAACGCTGGTGGCATAGCACAGCGCCCATCCTCTCAAGGCTTCTCATATCCTCCAACTACGACGTTGACGTACAATACAAGTACCTGTCGCTGTATCGACACCTGGTCCTCCCCGCCTTGGGACCCTATCCCCAGCGGGACCCGGAAACGGGGATCATTGCGACGCAATGGCGCAGTGGAATGGTTCTTACCGGGTTGCCCATCGAGTTCAGCAACAACGTCGCTCGGGCGTTGATTCGAATTGGGGTTGATCCCGTCACGGCTGACTCTGGCACCGCACAAGACCCATTCAACACCACGCGTCCGAAGGTCTATCTAGAGACCGCCGCCCGGCTCCTGCCGGGGGTTGACTTGACACGCTTCTACGAGTTTGAGACCGAGCTGGTGATCACCAAGGCAGAGGAAGCCGTCCTCCAAGCCAACCCGGACCTGTTCAGGAGCCCCTGGAAATCGCAGATCCTCACCGCCATGGACCTGCAGAAATCCGGGACCGTCCTGGTCAAGGCGTATTTCTACCCGCAGCCCAAATCTGCAGTGACTGGCCGCTCGACGGAGGATCTTCTGGTCAATGCCATCCGCAAGGTAGATCGCGAGGGGCGCTTCGAGACGCAGCTGGCCAATCTGCAACGGTACATCGAGCGGCGTCGCCGGGGCCTCCATGTCCCAGGGGTCACGGCGGACAAGCCACCGGCCACCGCAGCAGACAAGGCGTTCGACGCGTGTTCGTTCTTCC from Aspergillus fumigatus Af293 chromosome 8, whole genome shotgun sequence includes the following:
- the ftmD gene encoding O-methyltransferase ftmD, with translation MTQAVDIGTIQTLIRLEVPDQVPLTGSIPYDALVKKLKTPVDPELLQRLIRFTRLVGFLDEDAEGAVKHSPMSAIFVNDPDTAGQARFMADFGIRPCSFIYESIKLDPSGEAARQGPLALMAREPGAREGPTFFEVLEKDPVNRKRWHDGMAVHNDSMVRHVAGAYDWGTVQSLVDIGGSEGHVAAVIVNAFPHIQITVQDLPEIIEKARQRGDRHPNIIFEEHDFFTPQPRIADAYFLRLILHDWNDADCTRIVRQISSALRPGARLLIMDAVLPEPGEGSLQSERRLRRSDIGMYTLFSAKERSLAQMRRLVEDCDSRLRFEKLYTPPGSHASMLSWICE
- the ftmPT1 gene encoding brevianamide F prenyltransferase ftmB, which gives rise to MFVTSMLCLKMRLEDVGVLHAPRDRRLWRLLACPRRLDKIPSHLKYPTERQDSHYNLQSLFLIPQHARMPPAPPDQKPCHQLQPAPYRALSESILFGSVDEERWWHSTAPILSRLLISSNYDVDVQYKYLSLYRHLVLPALGPYPQRDPETGIIATQWRSGMVLTGLPIEFSNNVARALIRIGVDPVTADSGTAQDPFNTTRPKVYLETAARLLPGVDLTRFYEFETELVITKAEEAVLQANPDLFRSPWKSQILTAMDLQKSGTVLVKAYFYPQPKSAVTGRSTEDLLVNAIRKVDREGRFETQLANLQRYIERRRRGLHVPGVTADKPPATAADKAFDACSFFPHFLSTDLVEPGKSRVKFYASERHVNLQMVEDIWTFGGLRRDPDALRGLELLRHFWADIQMREGYYTMPRGFCELGKSSAGFEAPMMFHFHLDGSQSPFPDPQMYVCVFGMNSRKLVEGLTTFYRRVGWEEMASHYQGNFLANYPDEDFEKAAHLCAYVSFAYKNGGAYVTLYNHSFNPVGDVSFPN